The segment TCAACGGTCTTGCTGACGACGTCGACGTAGGCAACCAGCCCGTCCACCGGGTGGGCCCAGGCGCTGTCCTCTGGGAAGTCCTGAACGAAAGCCAGACCGCGGAGGATGCGGCGGCCCTTCTCTTCGGGGTATTCGAAGACCCCGGCGGAGAGGGGAGCAACCCTCACTTTGCTGACATCGAGATTGCGGTCAGCCAGGGCCTTGAGCCATCGTGCATCCTGGGCGAGGATCTCCTCCACCACTTCGAATTCTTCTTCGATGACCGGAAGTTCGCCTGTCACGGACGTGTCCGGCTCTACTTTTGTGACGACTTCCTTGTGCGTCACGGAAACGACCACGTCCTGTGCCGCTCCGGATGAAACGTCGTGCAGGAAAGCTCTGAATCTGCGGTCCACGGCTACCGCTTCTCGCGAGGGGTCAAGCAGTCCCAGGTACGCCACGCGGGTGGTGTCGTCGAAAAGCCCGGCCTCGGCAAGGATTGCCCTGACCGCCGCGATGTCCTCGGCGCTGGTCATTGCGTAAGGAGACAGCCCGGCATCCGCGGCCGTGTCGGTGATTTCTGGAGAGGAAGTTGTGCTCATGGAAGGCCTTTGTGAGTGGCGATTTATTTTCTATGTATGTAGAGAATAGCATCGTGTAATCTAAGTCACAACGGTTGTAGAAAAAAGATTTGGGGAACGCGTGCCAAAGATCGTAGACCACGACAAGCGCCGGGTTGAGCTGGTCGAAGCCACGTGGCGGATCATCGCCGCACGGGGGATCGAAGGTGCCACCATGCGCGAAATAGCCACGGAGGCCGGCTTTGCCAACGGTGCATTGAAACCGTATTTCCCGAGCAAGGACGATCTGCTGACGTTTGCTTTCGCCCACGTTTTCAACCAGACGAACGCCCGCATGGGCAGCTCAACTGCCCATCTGCACGGACTGTCGGCGTTGCGTAGCTATTGCCATGAAATCCTGCCGCTCGATGCTGAGAGGCTCAACGAGGCGCGGATCGCTATCGCCTTCTGGCAGCGTGCATTGACAGACCCGGCGAAGGCTGCCTTGCATGATTCCTCGATGGAACAATGGCGCGAGCGGCTCTTCGCGAAGCTCCGTGAAGCCAGGGATCTTGGCGAGCTGAAGGAGGGACTGAACGACGACGACATTGTCGGCGGGATCATGACGTTCGCCCTCGGTGCCCAGATCACTGCCACACTGACGCCCGAGCATCACTCTCCGGAACAGTTGAAGTCCCAGTTGGAGGCTTATATCTCACTCATTTCATCCGAGAGTGGCGCGCTTGTGGAGACCGGTGGCTCGAAGGGTTCCGCCTAGCGATAACGCCTGTTGTCCCATAGCGCCCCTCGCTAGACTTAAGTGGCGCCGAATTGACGCAAAGTTGATGCGGGAAAGGCACGATCATGACCGACAGCAGCAGCGGCGTCGACGAACCCACTGAAG is part of the Arthrobacter methylotrophus genome and harbors:
- a CDS encoding TetR/AcrR family transcriptional regulator, which codes for MPKIVDHDKRRVELVEATWRIIAARGIEGATMREIATEAGFANGALKPYFPSKDDLLTFAFAHVFNQTNARMGSSTAHLHGLSALRSYCHEILPLDAERLNEARIAIAFWQRALTDPAKAALHDSSMEQWRERLFAKLREARDLGELKEGLNDDDIVGGIMTFALGAQITATLTPEHHSPEQLKSQLEAYISLISSESGALVETGGSKGSA